One stretch of Aquimarina sp. Aq107 DNA includes these proteins:
- a CDS encoding VCBS repeat-containing protein, which yields MIKNRIILTFGLLFLVGCQKQETNQGELFDKVTSEVSNVSFQNTLVPTEELNILDYLYYYNGAGVAVGDINKDDLVDVFFTSNQGENKLYLNKGNFQFEDITDKAGVIGHSDWNTGTTMADINGDGYLDIYVCAVVGLQGLEGKNELFINNGDNTFTEKASEYKLDFQNYSTSAAFFDYDNDGDLDMYLLNHAIHTQNSFGRASLRINRSSESGDKLLRNDGKVFTDVSVEAGIFGGGNGYGLGIATADFNNDGYTDIYVSNDFHEDDYYYINNTDGTFSESLKEKFGHTSRFSMGNDVTDINHDGYPDIITLDMTPEDENVLKASAGDETVDMLQMRINRLGYHNQYARNMLQVNQGSYFEETALLSGVAATDWSWSALFADYDQDGEQDVFISNGIPKRPNDLDYIKYISNEKIQEKLNSSKLVDNEALNIMPSGEVQNYIFKGDKEIQFNDKSLRWLPIENTASTGSAYADFDNDGDLDIVTNNINARPSFYRNKTNGQKRFLKLKFDFKDNNKLGIGTKVLSYHRGIAQYKQLFTSKGFQSSSEPMIHFGYDTIAAIDSLKIIWPDNTIQVAENITTNQTLTIKLLHKRNIVNYEELFPKNKGWFKEIDSIPGLQYVHKENNYTDFNRQKLIPYKISDRGPATAIGDLNNDGKEDVFFGSSKLESSKIYIQTATGFEEQRLEILDIDKKKEDVVAIIEDLNNDTIKDLLVCSSGGEFYGNSKELIDRLYLNSDKGLVKGSFPELYEHESVIKTHDVDSDGDLDIFVGGYAVSNDFGKMPNSYLLINDKGNFTIKENPDLIQVGMVTDAIWDDFDSDGIKDLIVIGEWMSPHFFKNENGKLIDVTAKFLPRNLNGLWQSIIEFDIDNDGDNDYLLGNFGLNSKFTASSDLPLKMYYSDFDKNKTTETIVAIPKNGKYYTALALDELSSQLNYLKKKFTTYTGFAGKTVDQIFGKDVLENAKLFEVHELASGYLKNDQGTFSFVPFDDSLQLAPILSMLKYDFNKDGTEEVLLAGNYFGVIPYHGRFDGFAGAIIGKDALIIKAQELGINLSQKSVRGLNIINFVNKDYLLITLNNGKAEIYEMFQ from the coding sequence ATGATTAAAAATAGGATCATATTAACTTTTGGGCTGTTGTTTTTAGTAGGATGTCAGAAACAAGAAACCAATCAAGGAGAATTATTTGATAAAGTTACTTCAGAGGTTTCAAACGTGTCATTTCAGAATACGTTAGTTCCTACCGAGGAGTTAAATATTTTGGATTATCTATATTATTATAATGGAGCTGGTGTAGCTGTTGGGGATATCAATAAAGATGATTTAGTTGATGTGTTTTTTACTTCTAATCAGGGCGAGAATAAATTGTATCTTAATAAAGGAAATTTTCAATTTGAAGATATTACGGATAAAGCGGGAGTAATAGGGCATTCTGATTGGAATACAGGTACCACAATGGCGGATATTAATGGAGATGGATATCTCGATATTTATGTTTGTGCCGTGGTCGGGCTACAAGGACTAGAAGGAAAAAATGAATTATTCATTAATAATGGGGATAATACATTTACCGAAAAAGCCTCAGAGTATAAACTAGATTTTCAAAATTACAGTACATCGGCTGCTTTTTTTGATTATGACAATGATGGGGATTTGGATATGTATTTATTAAATCATGCAATCCATACTCAAAATTCTTTTGGTAGAGCATCTCTTAGAATTAATCGAAGTTCTGAAAGTGGTGATAAGCTGCTTCGTAATGATGGTAAAGTCTTTACAGACGTAAGTGTAGAAGCTGGGATTTTTGGAGGAGGAAATGGATATGGTCTTGGAATCGCAACTGCTGATTTTAATAATGATGGATATACAGATATTTATGTAAGTAATGATTTTCACGAAGATGATTACTATTATATTAATAACACGGACGGTACTTTTAGTGAATCACTAAAAGAAAAGTTTGGCCATACGAGTCGCTTTTCTATGGGTAATGATGTAACAGATATCAATCACGATGGATATCCAGATATTATAACATTGGATATGACTCCAGAGGATGAAAACGTTCTCAAAGCTTCTGCTGGAGATGAAACTGTAGATATGTTACAGATGCGAATCAATCGATTAGGATATCATAATCAATATGCTCGTAATATGCTTCAGGTTAATCAAGGGAGTTATTTTGAAGAAACTGCTTTGTTAAGTGGTGTAGCTGCAACTGATTGGAGTTGGTCAGCGTTATTTGCGGATTATGATCAAGACGGAGAGCAGGATGTATTTATATCGAATGGAATCCCAAAACGTCCTAATGATCTCGATTATATTAAGTATATCTCTAATGAGAAAATTCAAGAAAAGCTAAATAGCTCCAAGTTAGTAGATAACGAGGCTTTAAATATTATGCCTTCCGGAGAAGTACAGAATTATATTTTTAAAGGAGATAAAGAGATTCAATTTAATGATAAATCATTACGCTGGCTTCCGATAGAAAACACTGCTTCTACAGGAAGTGCTTATGCAGATTTTGATAATGATGGCGATCTAGATATTGTAACTAATAATATTAATGCGAGACCCTCTTTTTATAGAAATAAAACAAATGGTCAAAAACGATTTTTAAAACTAAAATTTGATTTTAAAGATAATAATAAACTAGGTATTGGGACTAAGGTGTTGTCCTATCATCGGGGAATTGCTCAGTACAAACAATTATTTACTTCTAAGGGATTTCAATCCTCTTCAGAGCCTATGATTCATTTTGGGTACGATACGATTGCAGCTATAGATTCTCTGAAAATTATATGGCCGGATAATACGATTCAAGTAGCAGAAAATATAACTACAAATCAAACATTAACAATTAAATTGTTACACAAAAGAAACATTGTGAATTATGAAGAATTGTTTCCTAAAAATAAAGGTTGGTTTAAGGAAATAGACTCTATCCCTGGATTACAATATGTACATAAAGAGAATAATTATACAGATTTTAATCGCCAAAAATTAATTCCATATAAAATTTCTGATCGAGGTCCTGCCACTGCGATAGGTGATCTTAATAATGATGGGAAAGAAGATGTTTTCTTTGGAAGTTCAAAACTTGAGTCTTCTAAAATATATATTCAGACAGCAACTGGTTTCGAAGAGCAACGGTTGGAAATTCTTGATATTGATAAAAAGAAAGAAGATGTAGTAGCTATCATCGAAGATCTTAATAATGATACGATAAAAGATTTATTGGTCTGTTCTTCTGGCGGCGAATTTTATGGTAACTCTAAGGAATTAATAGATAGATTGTATTTAAATTCAGATAAAGGATTAGTAAAAGGTAGTTTTCCGGAGCTATATGAACACGAATCGGTAATAAAAACTCATGACGTAGATAGCGATGGTGATTTAGATATTTTCGTTGGAGGGTATGCCGTTTCTAATGATTTTGGTAAGATGCCAAATTCATACCTTTTAATTAATGATAAAGGAAATTTTACGATCAAAGAAAATCCTGATTTAATACAAGTAGGTATGGTAACAGATGCTATTTGGGATGATTTTGATAGTGATGGAATAAAAGATTTGATCGTCATTGGAGAATGGATGTCTCCACACTTTTTTAAAAATGAAAATGGAAAATTAATAGATGTTACTGCTAAATTTTTGCCAAGAAATTTAAACGGTCTTTGGCAATCTATTATCGAATTCGATATAGATAATGATGGTGATAATGATTATTTGCTCGGTAATTTTGGACTAAATTCTAAGTTTACCGCTTCTTCAGACTTACCACTAAAAATGTATTATTCTGATTTTGATAAAAACAAAACAACAGAAACTATTGTTGCAATACCCAAGAATGGTAAATATTATACGGCTTTAGCATTAGATGAGTTATCAAGTCAGCTTAATTATCTCAAGAAAAAATTTACTACTTATACCGGTTTTGCAGGTAAAACTGTAGATCAAATTTTTGGTAAAGATGTATTAGAAAATGCAAAGTTGTTTGAAGTACACGAACTAGCTTCTGGATACTTAAAAAATGATCAAGGAACATTTTCATTTGTCCCTTTCGATGATTCACTCCAATTAGCTCCTATATTGTCGATGTTAAAATATGATTTTAATAAAGATGGAACAGAAGAAGTGTTATTAGCTGGTAATTATTTCGGAGTAATTCCATATCACGGAAGGTTTGATGGATTTGCAGGTGCTATAATAGGAAAGGATGCTTTAATAATTAAAGCACAAGAATTGGGGATTAACTTAAGTCAAAAATCCGTTAGAGGATTAAATATTATTAATTTTGTAAATAAGGATTATTTACTTATCACACTAAACAATGGAAAAGCAGAGATTTATGAAATGTTTCAATAA
- a CDS encoding vanadium-dependent haloperoxidase, with the protein MTKSKSLFLITSSLLFLNACQKEEKQIVITAQDYHNAVDKITEVMVHDIFSPPVASRIYNYANIAAYEVIRQEGAGYNTLSNQLHNLKNIPVADTTKHINHKLSALVAYMEVGKSLLFSEDRVEVYRDSLYGFWELQNEEIFNDSKTYGLAVAEHIKIWYASDNYAQTRTMPKFSVNTEDPSRWQPTPPDYMDGIEPHWKEIRPSIIDSSSQFKPARYPDFSLEKDTPFYKELMETYEVGNTIKEEGEKSEKLEIAQFWDCNPYVSTHKGHLMFATKKITPGAHWIGICKIACKKTNADFAKTVFAYTKTSIAIADAFISCWDEKYRSNLIRPETLINQHIDENWTPVLQTPPFPEYTSGHSVVSGAASTVLTDIFGDNFSFDDDTELQYGLPVRSFISFNQAADEAAVSRLYGGIHYRAAIDLGLDQGRALGSFVVRKLKMNISNSKVASSN; encoded by the coding sequence ATGACTAAGAGTAAGAGTTTATTTTTAATTACTTCTTCGTTGCTTTTTTTAAACGCTTGTCAAAAAGAAGAAAAGCAGATTGTAATTACGGCTCAAGATTACCATAATGCAGTAGATAAAATCACAGAGGTAATGGTACATGATATTTTTTCTCCTCCTGTAGCAAGTCGCATATATAACTATGCTAATATAGCTGCTTATGAGGTGATAAGACAAGAAGGGGCAGGTTATAATACTTTATCAAATCAATTACATAACCTAAAAAATATTCCTGTCGCTGATACGACTAAACATATAAATCATAAACTTTCTGCATTAGTGGCGTATATGGAAGTAGGAAAGTCATTACTTTTTTCCGAAGATCGAGTAGAAGTTTACAGAGATAGTTTGTATGGTTTTTGGGAATTACAGAATGAAGAAATATTTAATGATTCTAAAACCTATGGTTTAGCGGTTGCGGAGCATATTAAGATTTGGTACGCTTCCGATAATTATGCGCAAACTAGAACGATGCCTAAGTTTTCGGTTAATACAGAAGATCCTTCTAGATGGCAACCTACTCCACCAGATTATATGGATGGCATAGAACCTCATTGGAAAGAAATAAGACCTTCTATTATTGATTCTTCTTCTCAGTTTAAGCCAGCTAGATATCCAGATTTTTCGTTAGAAAAAGATACACCTTTTTATAAAGAATTGATGGAAACTTATGAGGTAGGGAATACGATAAAAGAAGAAGGAGAAAAATCAGAAAAATTAGAAATAGCTCAATTCTGGGATTGCAACCCTTATGTTTCGACACATAAGGGACATCTAATGTTTGCTACGAAGAAAATTACACCAGGAGCTCATTGGATAGGTATTTGTAAAATAGCGTGTAAAAAAACAAATGCTGATTTTGCGAAGACTGTGTTTGCTTATACAAAAACTTCCATCGCAATTGCAGATGCTTTTATAAGTTGTTGGGACGAGAAATATAGAAGTAATTTGATACGCCCAGAAACTTTGATTAATCAACATATAGATGAAAATTGGACACCTGTATTGCAGACACCTCCATTTCCCGAATATACAAGTGGACATTCTGTAGTTTCTGGAGCAGCGTCTACTGTTCTTACGGATATTTTTGGAGATAATTTTTCTTTTGATGATGATACCGAATTACAATATGGATTGCCTGTTCGTTCCTTTATATCCTTTAATCAAGCGGCTGATGAAGCTGCTGTAAGCAGGTTGTATGGTGGGATTCATTATAGAGCAGCTATTGATTTAGGTTTAGATCAAGGACGTGCATTAGGAAGTTTTGTAGTACGTAAGTTAAAAATGAATATTTCGAATTCTAAAGTCGCAAGTTCTAACTAG
- a CDS encoding phosphatase PAP2 family protein: protein MKYFRVLPAFFLLFLISENSNAQEKSNENQKEPVQESIEELSKENAEDESNDLQSNMTRWQMLKYDGVSAFGGLKHAYTQPFRWKGKDWATFGGIVAGTTLLYLIDEPANDFFTDQRDDVPDFIRETGFRFGKPLVNYGLTTGIYAFGLITKNEKVRKTGVLLIASATAGGIIQTVSKTLAGRARPYTGKGKDAFKFYSSEADYHSFPSGHAILSFTTAYAISKQFKNPYIKGGIYALGLISPVSRLWEGAHWLTDVTLGIVLSVVIVDGIDNYLNKKERYVYDSKKFKIKWDLRLGAGQLGVIGRF, encoded by the coding sequence ATGAAATATTTCCGCGTGTTACCTGCTTTCTTTTTGCTTTTTCTTATTTCAGAAAACTCCAATGCTCAAGAAAAATCTAATGAGAATCAGAAAGAACCGGTTCAAGAATCCATTGAAGAACTATCTAAAGAGAATGCTGAAGATGAATCTAATGATTTACAAAGCAACATGACTCGATGGCAAATGCTAAAGTATGATGGAGTTTCTGCATTTGGAGGTTTAAAACACGCATATACACAACCGTTTAGATGGAAAGGAAAGGATTGGGCCACATTTGGAGGAATTGTAGCAGGAACTACGCTTCTTTACCTAATAGATGAACCTGCGAATGATTTTTTTACAGATCAAAGAGATGATGTTCCTGATTTTATTAGAGAAACGGGATTTCGTTTTGGAAAACCCCTTGTAAACTATGGATTGACAACAGGAATATATGCTTTTGGACTAATTACAAAAAATGAAAAAGTTCGCAAAACAGGAGTATTACTAATTGCTTCGGCAACTGCAGGTGGAATTATCCAAACTGTCAGCAAAACACTAGCTGGTCGTGCCAGACCTTATACAGGAAAAGGTAAAGATGCTTTTAAATTCTATAGTAGCGAAGCTGACTACCACTCTTTCCCTTCTGGTCATGCCATATTATCATTTACAACTGCATATGCAATTAGTAAACAATTCAAAAACCCTTATATAAAAGGAGGTATTTACGCTTTGGGTTTAATCTCACCAGTATCACGATTATGGGAAGGTGCCCATTGGTTAACTGATGTGACTCTTGGTATTGTTCTTAGTGTCGTTATTGTCGATGGAATTGACAACTACCTGAACAAAAAAGAAAGATATGTTTACGATAGTAAGAAGTTTAAGATTAAATGGGACCTTAGACTTGGGGCAGGTCAGTTAGGAGTAATTGGCAGATTCTGA
- a CDS encoding type III pantothenate kinase: MNLIIDVGNTSIKIGVFEKDSIVYKETLKSENFSKVIQKVYQDYPLINNAIISSVAIIKKQDIAIIKNLFNTIILDHTVRMPFKNMYATPTTLGVDRLGLVAGAVGQFPKKDALVIDAGTCITYDFKNKDEEYLGGAIAPGLSLRYASLHNYTSKLPLLELESPKNYIGDTTNQAIHSGIVNGVLYEIEGAIAEYCNTYPDLTVILTGGDAHFLSKRLKNSIFATSNFLLEGLNHILAFNNSQ; the protein is encoded by the coding sequence ATGAATCTCATTATTGATGTAGGTAATACTTCTATAAAAATAGGTGTTTTCGAAAAAGATTCAATTGTTTACAAAGAAACACTGAAGTCAGAGAACTTCTCCAAGGTAATACAAAAAGTTTACCAAGACTATCCCTTAATCAATAATGCAATAATTTCTTCTGTTGCTATCATTAAGAAACAAGATATAGCGATAATTAAAAATTTGTTTAATACGATTATTTTGGATCATACAGTAAGAATGCCATTTAAAAATATGTATGCTACACCTACTACCTTAGGTGTTGATCGTTTAGGTTTAGTTGCTGGCGCAGTAGGTCAGTTTCCAAAAAAAGATGCACTAGTTATTGATGCGGGAACATGTATTACGTATGATTTTAAAAATAAAGATGAGGAATATTTGGGAGGAGCAATTGCGCCAGGTTTAAGTTTAAGATATGCAAGTTTGCATAATTACACTTCAAAATTACCGTTATTAGAGCTAGAGTCGCCGAAAAATTATATTGGTGATACAACAAATCAAGCAATACATTCTGGAATTGTGAATGGTGTTTTGTATGAAATTGAGGGTGCAATTGCAGAATATTGCAACACTTACCCCGATTTAACAGTTATTTTAACCGGAGGAGATGCACATTTTTTGTCTAAAAGATTAAAAAATAGCATATTTGCCACCTCTAATTTTTTATTGGAGGGACTAAATCACATTTTAGCTTTTAATAACAGTCAATGA
- a CDS encoding lipopolysaccharide assembly protein LapB: protein MNTKVLYTIAAGLVLSATGVSAQATDCATTASIAYEHAKVKNYEAAEAPLWKVRKECPSYSVATYQFGQKLIESKLKKAATDGEKTQYANELIALLKERYQYFPAKTQIGDMHSDIGQLMYANKIGTTDSQFAEFHKAYTEDKANFNGAKKLYTYFYLLVELQDAGKKDLQDVFDLYDDITEKIEEEESKKAKTISTLTEKEESGATLNSKEKRSLKNAGINLRAYSKVKAGINQKIGARADCENLIPLYSGQFESKKTDVNWLKGAAGRMSAKECTDDPLFFKMVEALHKADPSAKSAKYLGILALKDKKTSKALEYFNQSAQLETKASDKANVYYRIAEVHRKRGSYAQARSNYKKALANKPSFGQAYLKIAAMVAKSANSCGTDVFSKRAVYWLAERYARKAGSVDPSLKKIATATAANYKAKAPSKTDIFNNPEIKSVKIGCWIGETVKVPKL, encoded by the coding sequence ATGAATACTAAAGTGTTATATACGATAGCAGCAGGATTAGTTTTAAGCGCTACAGGAGTTAGTGCTCAGGCTACTGACTGTGCGACTACGGCTTCTATTGCCTATGAGCACGCTAAAGTAAAAAATTATGAGGCCGCAGAAGCGCCTTTATGGAAAGTAAGAAAAGAATGCCCTTCATATAGTGTTGCAACTTACCAGTTTGGTCAGAAATTAATAGAGTCTAAATTAAAAAAGGCGGCTACCGATGGAGAAAAAACTCAGTATGCGAACGAACTTATTGCGTTGTTAAAAGAAAGATATCAGTATTTCCCTGCTAAAACGCAAATAGGAGATATGCATTCTGATATAGGTCAGCTTATGTATGCTAACAAAATAGGAACAACGGATTCTCAATTTGCAGAATTCCATAAAGCATATACTGAGGATAAAGCTAACTTTAATGGAGCAAAAAAATTATATACTTATTTTTACTTATTAGTAGAGTTACAAGATGCTGGTAAGAAAGATCTTCAAGATGTATTTGATTTGTATGATGATATTACAGAGAAGATTGAAGAAGAAGAGAGTAAAAAAGCAAAGACAATTAGTACGCTTACAGAAAAAGAAGAATCTGGAGCAACACTGAATTCTAAAGAGAAAAGAAGTCTTAAAAACGCTGGAATTAATTTAAGAGCTTATAGTAAAGTAAAAGCTGGAATTAATCAAAAGATTGGGGCAAGAGCAGATTGTGAAAACCTGATACCTCTTTATTCTGGTCAATTCGAAAGTAAAAAGACTGATGTTAATTGGTTAAAAGGAGCTGCAGGTAGAATGTCTGCTAAAGAATGTACTGATGATCCATTGTTTTTCAAGATGGTAGAAGCTCTTCATAAAGCAGATCCATCAGCGAAGTCGGCTAAGTATTTAGGTATATTAGCACTTAAGGATAAGAAAACATCTAAAGCGCTGGAATATTTTAATCAGTCTGCACAATTAGAGACTAAAGCTAGTGATAAGGCTAATGTATACTATCGAATTGCAGAGGTGCATAGAAAAAGAGGAAGTTATGCTCAAGCTAGATCTAATTATAAGAAAGCATTAGCAAATAAGCCTTCATTTGGTCAAGCTTACCTTAAAATTGCAGCAATGGTTGCTAAAAGTGCTAATAGTTGTGGTACTGATGTGTTTAGTAAGAGAGCCGTATATTGGTTGGCTGAAAGATATGCTAGAAAAGCTGGTAGTGTAGATCCTAGTTTAAAGAAAATTGCAACTGCAACTGCAGCTAACTACAAAGCAAAAGCACCTTCTAAAACAGATATTTTTAATAATCCTGAAATTAAATCAGTAAAAATAGGATGTTGGATTGGTGAAACGGTTAAAGTGCCGAAGCTATAA
- the lptC gene encoding LPS export ABC transporter periplasmic protein LptC, which yields MQKKNSYILLNFVTAFAVTLFFSCQSNTSKTNNYNITEDAPIAEALEVNLKYTDSGRLTAILRTPKIKDYTNRNFGFQEFPEGIVLDMIDKDGKVSVVKSDYAIFYKETGLIDMRGNVDIKTADSTHLMARQLYWDQSINWVFTDQPYKSILPDGTVNEADGFDANQDFTILNSRINEGIMFIEE from the coding sequence ATGCAAAAAAAGAATTCATATATATTATTAAACTTTGTCACAGCATTTGCTGTGACATTGTTTTTTTCGTGTCAATCAAACACGTCCAAAACTAATAACTATAACATTACTGAGGACGCTCCTATTGCAGAAGCATTGGAGGTGAATTTAAAGTATACCGATTCGGGTAGACTTACCGCAATTCTTAGAACACCTAAAATAAAAGATTATACAAATAGAAATTTTGGATTTCAGGAGTTTCCAGAAGGTATTGTTTTAGATATGATCGATAAAGATGGAAAAGTAAGTGTTGTAAAATCGGATTATGCAATATTCTATAAAGAAACGGGGCTTATTGATATGAGAGGAAATGTAGATATTAAGACTGCAGATAGTACTCATCTTATGGCACGTCAGTTGTATTGGGATCAAAGTATTAACTGGGTGTTTACTGATCAACCTTATAAAAGCATTCTTCCGGATGGTACTGTTAACGAAGCAGACGGTTTTGATGCTAATCAAGATTTTACTATCTTGAATTCTCGCATCAATGAAGGAATAATGTTCATCGAAGAATAA
- a CDS encoding hemolysin family protein: MELQIIVIVLSVILSAFFSGMEIAYVSSNKIHIEIEKKQDGFLANILSRLTKRPSKFIATMLVGNNIALVVYGFYMGELVMGFIQGYYPDMAPSFNLLLQTIISTLVILLTAEFLPKVFFQIYANTLLKVFALPAYFFYVLFWFISSFVIWISDFVLKKFLKTDGDEVQLAFTKTELGDYINEQMETVEAHDEIDSEIQIFQNALDFSDVKSREVMIPRTEIIAIEKSQSLEEVSQLFIDTGLSKVLVFNATIDDIIGYVHSFELFKKPKSIRSILLPVVFVPETMYVKDVLNLLTKKHKSIAVVIDEYGGTSGIITVEDIVEELFGEIEDEHDSVDLIEEKLDENHYRFSARMEVDYINETYKLNLPESEYYETLGGMIVNHTEEIPKQGDIVNIDSVTINIIETSNTKIEIVELKTLLED, translated from the coding sequence ATGGAGTTACAAATTATAGTAATTGTACTTTCTGTTATTCTCTCCGCTTTTTTTTCTGGGATGGAGATCGCCTATGTTTCTTCTAATAAAATTCACATTGAAATAGAAAAAAAGCAAGATGGTTTTCTTGCTAATATTTTATCTCGGTTAACGAAAAGACCCTCTAAGTTTATTGCTACTATGTTAGTAGGTAATAATATAGCATTAGTAGTATACGGGTTTTACATGGGAGAATTAGTCATGGGTTTTATTCAAGGATATTATCCAGATATGGCACCAAGTTTTAATTTATTGCTACAGACTATAATTTCTACATTAGTTATTTTGCTAACTGCAGAGTTTTTACCTAAAGTTTTTTTTCAGATTTATGCTAATACGTTACTGAAAGTGTTTGCGTTACCAGCGTATTTTTTTTATGTATTATTCTGGTTTATATCATCTTTTGTTATTTGGATATCAGATTTTGTACTTAAGAAATTTCTTAAAACAGATGGAGATGAGGTGCAATTAGCATTTACAAAAACTGAATTAGGAGATTACATTAATGAGCAAATGGAAACTGTCGAAGCACATGATGAAATTGATAGCGAAATTCAGATTTTTCAAAATGCACTGGACTTTTCGGACGTAAAATCTAGAGAAGTTATGATTCCGAGAACTGAAATCATTGCTATAGAAAAATCTCAATCCTTAGAAGAGGTTAGTCAACTTTTTATAGATACTGGTTTGTCCAAAGTTTTGGTGTTTAATGCAACTATTGATGATATTATTGGTTATGTACATTCTTTTGAATTGTTTAAAAAGCCAAAATCTATAAGATCTATTTTGTTGCCAGTGGTTTTTGTTCCAGAAACCATGTATGTCAAAGATGTGTTAAATCTGTTGACTAAAAAACATAAAAGTATTGCTGTTGTGATTGACGAATATGGCGGGACAAGTGGTATTATTACAGTTGAAGATATTGTAGAGGAACTTTTTGGAGAAATAGAAGATGAGCATGATTCTGTAGATCTAATAGAGGAGAAACTAGATGAAAATCATTATCGTTTTTCTGCCAGAATGGAAGTGGACTATATTAACGAAACCTACAAACTAAACCTTCCGGAAAGTGAGTATTATGAAACACTCGGCGGGATGATAGTTAATCATACTGAGGAAATTCCTAAACAAGGAGATATTGTAAACATAGATTCAGTAACCATCAATATTATTGAAACTTCGAATACTAAAATCGAAATTGTAGAATTAAAAACCCTGTTAGAGGATTAA